From the Methylomonas sp. MK1 genome, one window contains:
- a CDS encoding DUF4347 domain-containing protein, which produces MNSKSHLKHYHSKPILEELESRQLFSGGIEGLLTEQLMDPNATYANATPPADTQQPPTQTSASETSRNEIVFVDTRVLGYESLLNDIKRSDVSDRNLEIITLDSSTNGIQQITQILAERDNLDAVHIISHGSDGSLDLGNSQLNFDTLIQNQTDISAWGDSFNANGDILLYGCNVAETQFGQSFVEYLSGITNTEVAASEDTTGSADLGGDWLLEYQSGDVETEIVVSAAGQSEWTGLMAVTANGTVTSTDSTSTSQLTWSHKVNAGIDRVLFVEIAIDDGNAGVNSVKYGAADLTRVGRTAANHAVEIWALVNPTEGTDNVVISFTGNTEATAGASTFNGVNQSTPYGTYAGNTGTTGLLGGSGTVNVASATGDLVIDVQYWKAISADTTGTGQTSQWTSSSLLSTAKAGSSVAEGASSVTMSGSALLAADWSIGAVSVKASINIAPVNTVPAAQTTNEDTAKVFSSANGNTITIADADAGGANNEITLTVTNGTLTLAGTTGLTFLAGDGTADSTMTLRGSASAINTALNGLSFTPTAEYIGSATLTLTTKDSVLLGLDIDTGLLGRYAFENTGTLGTDSSPAAGYAGSVINGIAVSDATRGTVLSLAGDGYVQTTGLYGQPSSVTLAAWVNLTSADTGGAEVISLGDNVLLRLDAGGKIKGSYVDSGTFRFTETATTLAGTGWHHVAYTIDSAAHTQTVYIDGVAVASTAYTTSIAYSQGSNSFIGKHGNGGTTYDFNGKIDDARVYNRALTTAEIATLAKDLTLTDTDTVAITVAAVNDAPNDLYSINGVAKSDLVGVYGVNNLANLGRDDAGNNAPITFYSNPGQTTGPNGSGALDLAGGTSGQYGDISGITTGGAMTFAASVKFDSTGDWQRVFDFGQTDSTGIGNIYVGREWNTNNLTFTIEKNGAYTYRATAANAITNGSWLHFAATVDASGNMNLYVNGNLAASTAGVALETGVRSNNFIGKSHWAGDAAFDGAIDNFIVANGVMSAANVAALYQQTTGFTVAENAANGTVVGTVVGFDIDASANPTYSLTDSAGGRFALGTDGTISVADGSRLDFETASSHIITVRVTDAGGATYDENFTIQLLNVNEAPIISGIEGTALAYTENGPATAVTSTLVLSDVDSANLAGATVQISGNYASGQDVLAFTDQNGITGSWNASTGTLTLSGSATVAQYQTALRSITYENTSDAPSTASRTVSFSVIDGTTASNITTRSIAVTAINDAPVNSLPANGYTAINTSKTFSSANGDALQIADVDAASSSVQLTLSISHGSLSLASTTGMTLVSGANGSGSMSYSGTVAAINTALNNGLTFTPDSNYRGLAQLTMTTSDQGNAGTGGTLTDTDTLDVHVGAIVVTNTSDTISAGANTSSISALIASDGGDGISLREAIAAANNTAGPNYIYFGISGTSVHTINLTSALTITSTIVLDATSDDSFSANGSRPAIVLNGAGNIQNGIQLYGGSDGSTIRGLVIQNFAGTGIEISGSNGNTVAGNWIGLNAAGTGAAGNSAGIGIWNSANNIIGGSSVADRNVISGNTGIGIGLSTDNGSATGNQIKGNYIGTDVTGANAVGNANQGIWVNAAGNIIGGTIAGEGNVISGTTNWVGIQLEAPASNTLVAGNLIGLNAAGTAAIANAAGGIYVQSANNTIGGTTAAARNFISGNNGSGITLTGSSATGNVITGNYIGTDISGTVDLGNANSGITIESSGNTVGGTASGAGNLLSGNSYSGVFINGESADNNVIQGNYIGTDVSGNAGLANSWDGISVIGGADNTVIGGITAAARNIIAGNTEAGVYISDNGTTGTVVQGNYIGVSTDGVTALGNGIQGVAIENSASSNLIGGTAAGAGNIIANNDVGITVVGTSSSNVFLENSIYGNTRLGIDLGDDGATANDAGDVDSGPNSLLNTMVLTRATVNGTNLTLSGTYNGAANSYYRIEVYSDTTASGEGPTFLNAVNMAVGSSGTVNIQFNFSDARLATGQYLTVTATRTHSSYSTFYETSEFSNAVITETPDSAPVGQDQTITVTEDTAYTFTTANFPFTDVDGNNLSQVWIESLPASGTLYLNGVAVQELDANSAADIQSGKLTYTPATNSTAATSFLFSIVDDGSSYGGGQTLDSTANTLTINITAVNDAPVFANLNGAPTFIENGSAVVLDADVTLFDAELSGTNNFNGSTLTLARHGGANAEDALAFDGITVTVSGADVYVGGVQVGTYTFTGGQMEITFGANATNDRVNTLMRNTVYWNWSDTPPASVQIDWTFSDVNAGAQGGGGALTTSGNTTVSINAVNDAPVINVVSARTTDEDVVKRFSAWIGNAITISDVDAGSANLEMTISAISGTVTLGGLVGLTFSVGDGAADTTMTFRGTLAAINTALDNIDYMPAPNYSGPGGMEFTLNDLGNTGTGGGLIATATQVITVNPINDAPTATITPASYSATEQTSLTLHGTGLNIADVDAGSSNVQATVSVVSGTLTANAGTTGVTVSGSGTSSITLTGSLSQINDLLAGNASGSLSYIINSDTPPATDTLTLSVNDQGNTGSGGALTGFDVATINITAVNDAPVNTVYGDGTSVPEDSVIQMLGSVVISDVDSGSGTVTSTLSVSTAAGVFSATSAGGVTISGSGTNSLVLSGDVASINAYFASAATAPVFTTTADYNDNGAVSFTVVTTDNGNSGSGGALSDSDTISGLISAVADIANDSVTTNEDTPVTFDPLANDTFENSGRYISAIDGINISSGQTVAITDGNVTLNANGTLTFTPTANSNGATSFSYSVTSGGATETATVAVTINPVNDAPVLSFATSNVSYPENAGAVILAPNATVTDADLTNFDDGQMVIEFSTNGQAEDRLSIRNQGTASGQIGLSGNDVTYSGVVIGSFTGGTDGATPLVISFTSNASVAAVQALGRNISYQNVSDAPSSLVRTLQGYVTDGDGGTSNVVSGTLSITASNDAPVISSANLTFNEGETVTLSAANFGVTDPDNTSFTYTVSSVSGGYFQLTSAANTPITSFTTAQLSAGQVQFVDDGNKVAPNFDVTVSDGSASSTTMAASIDYSASNDTTNTLRDIITYNQKNGLNDKNQGDNAQTNISASHHVSTDQFAVVVDLNTPIEQLTRQPGRDNQATGNQFILEPSTWINDGNSPRLSGLIDSNKSEPQGSSENSRKYHFQSRIPLVEEYRIDSQTALSEQEEMEFWNRLENIRKQMSDPTVVADANPVNIKIILGTSAGLTAGFVSWILRAGSLMASFMSTVPLLKRFDPLPIMRSVKKSRPAKDHEANELDSVSSQSEDTR; this is translated from the coding sequence ATGAATTCAAAGTCACATCTCAAGCACTACCACTCCAAACCGATTCTGGAAGAGTTGGAATCTCGACAGCTGTTCTCCGGCGGCATCGAGGGGCTTTTGACCGAACAACTCATGGACCCCAATGCGACCTACGCCAACGCGACACCGCCCGCCGACACCCAACAGCCCCCCACGCAAACCAGCGCCAGCGAGACCAGCCGCAATGAAATCGTGTTTGTCGATACCCGCGTCCTGGGCTACGAATCGCTATTAAACGACATCAAACGCAGCGACGTTTCAGACCGCAATCTGGAAATCATTACGCTGGACAGCAGCACTAACGGCATTCAACAAATCACACAGATTCTGGCCGAGCGCGACAATCTGGACGCGGTGCACATTATCTCGCACGGCAGCGACGGCAGCCTGGATTTAGGCAATAGCCAGCTCAACTTTGACACCTTGATTCAAAACCAGACCGACATCAGCGCCTGGGGGGATTCCTTCAACGCCAACGGCGATATTCTGCTTTACGGCTGCAATGTCGCTGAAACGCAGTTCGGCCAGAGTTTTGTCGAGTACCTGTCCGGCATCACCAATACCGAAGTCGCGGCGTCGGAAGATACCACCGGTAGTGCCGATTTGGGTGGCGACTGGTTACTCGAATACCAAAGCGGCGACGTCGAAACCGAAATTGTAGTCAGCGCGGCGGGTCAAAGCGAATGGACTGGCTTGATGGCGGTTACTGCCAATGGCACAGTGACATCTACGGATAGTACCAGCACCAGCCAGCTGACATGGTCGCATAAGGTGAATGCCGGCATCGACCGGGTACTATTCGTCGAGATTGCCATTGATGACGGCAACGCTGGGGTCAACAGCGTTAAATACGGTGCCGCCGATCTCACCCGCGTCGGACGCACAGCAGCCAATCACGCCGTCGAAATCTGGGCTTTGGTCAACCCCACAGAGGGAACCGATAACGTCGTTATATCATTTACTGGAAATACAGAAGCCACTGCGGGTGCATCGACCTTTAACGGTGTTAACCAATCGACGCCCTACGGTACTTACGCTGGCAACACCGGCACCACCGGTTTGTTGGGAGGATCAGGCACGGTGAATGTCGCCAGTGCGACTGGCGATTTGGTTATCGACGTGCAGTATTGGAAAGCTATTTCAGCTGATACAACCGGCACCGGGCAAACTTCGCAATGGACCAGCTCTTCCCTATTGTCTACGGCAAAGGCTGGCTCTTCCGTGGCGGAAGGCGCGAGCTCAGTAACGATGAGCGGTTCAGCGTTACTTGCTGCCGATTGGTCGATAGGTGCGGTATCTGTCAAAGCAAGTATAAACATCGCGCCTGTGAATACAGTACCCGCAGCACAAACGACGAATGAGGACACCGCCAAAGTGTTCTCATCGGCCAATGGCAATACGATTACGATAGCCGACGCCGATGCCGGCGGCGCAAACAACGAAATCACTCTGACGGTCACCAATGGCACGCTGACCTTGGCCGGCACCACCGGCTTGACCTTTTTGGCCGGCGACGGCACCGCAGATAGCACGATGACGCTTCGTGGCTCGGCCAGCGCCATCAACACCGCACTCAATGGCTTAAGCTTCACGCCCACTGCCGAATACATCGGCAGCGCGACACTGACATTGACTACCAAAGACTCGGTACTGTTGGGTTTGGATATCGATACCGGTCTGTTGGGCCGTTATGCTTTCGAGAACACCGGCACACTGGGTACCGATAGCAGTCCGGCGGCGGGTTACGCGGGCTCGGTCATCAACGGCATAGCGGTCAGTGACGCTACCCGCGGCACTGTGCTGAGTTTGGCTGGTGACGGTTATGTACAAACTACCGGGCTTTACGGCCAGCCATCCAGTGTAACCCTGGCGGCCTGGGTAAACTTGACGTCCGCCGACACCGGGGGCGCGGAAGTAATTTCGCTGGGTGACAACGTGTTACTCCGCCTAGATGCTGGCGGCAAAATCAAAGGCAGTTATGTCGACAGCGGGACTTTCAGATTTACCGAGACGGCTACGACATTGGCCGGAACCGGCTGGCACCACGTTGCATACACCATCGACAGCGCAGCCCATACCCAAACGGTTTATATCGACGGCGTTGCCGTGGCTTCTACCGCTTACACCACATCCATTGCTTACAGCCAGGGAAGCAATAGCTTTATAGGCAAACACGGTAACGGCGGCACCACTTACGACTTTAATGGCAAGATAGACGACGCGCGGGTTTACAATCGAGCACTGACTACAGCCGAAATTGCCACGCTTGCTAAGGATTTGACATTAACAGATACCGATACGGTGGCGATCACAGTCGCGGCAGTCAACGACGCACCCAACGATTTATACAGTATCAACGGTGTCGCGAAATCCGATCTGGTGGGCGTTTATGGCGTCAATAATCTTGCCAATCTCGGCCGAGATGATGCCGGCAACAATGCCCCAATAACCTTTTACAGCAACCCTGGCCAAACCACCGGCCCCAATGGCTCCGGTGCGTTAGATCTGGCCGGCGGGACATCGGGCCAGTATGGTGATATTTCTGGGATCACAACTGGCGGCGCGATGACCTTTGCCGCTTCGGTCAAATTCGATAGCACCGGCGATTGGCAGCGCGTGTTCGATTTCGGGCAAACCGATAGCACTGGAATTGGCAACATCTATGTCGGTCGGGAATGGAACACCAACAACCTCACTTTCACGATCGAGAAAAATGGCGCGTACACCTATCGCGCCACCGCCGCCAATGCCATCACCAATGGCTCATGGTTGCATTTCGCCGCCACGGTTGATGCATCGGGCAACATGAACCTGTATGTCAATGGCAACTTGGCCGCGTCCACCGCCGGCGTGGCGCTGGAGACTGGTGTTCGCAGCAATAACTTCATCGGCAAATCGCATTGGGCTGGCGACGCGGCGTTCGACGGTGCTATCGATAATTTTATTGTGGCCAACGGCGTGATGAGCGCTGCCAACGTGGCGGCACTGTATCAGCAAACCACTGGATTTACGGTCGCCGAGAACGCCGCTAACGGCACCGTAGTGGGCACCGTGGTGGGATTCGATATTGATGCCAGCGCCAATCCTACATACAGTCTAACCGATAGTGCCGGCGGACGCTTTGCCCTAGGAACCGACGGCACCATCAGCGTCGCCGATGGTAGCAGGCTGGATTTTGAAACCGCATCCAGTCATATCATTACCGTGAGGGTTACGGATGCGGGCGGTGCCACGTACGATGAAAACTTCACCATTCAACTGTTGAATGTCAACGAGGCACCGATCATTTCAGGCATCGAAGGCACCGCGCTGGCTTACACGGAGAACGGTCCCGCGACGGCGGTGACCTCAACTCTGGTGCTTTCGGACGTCGATAGCGCCAACCTGGCCGGTGCCACGGTGCAAATCTCCGGCAACTACGCCAGCGGGCAGGACGTGCTGGCATTCACTGACCAAAACGGCATCACCGGCAGTTGGAATGCAAGCACCGGCACACTGACCTTATCCGGATCGGCTACCGTCGCCCAATATCAAACCGCATTGCGTTCTATTACCTATGAAAACACCAGCGATGCACCGTCCACCGCCAGCCGTACCGTAAGTTTTAGCGTTATCGACGGCACGACGGCCAGCAACATTACCACTCGGAGCATCGCGGTCACGGCAATCAATGACGCCCCAGTCAACAGTCTGCCCGCCAATGGCTATACGGCCATCAATACCAGCAAAACCTTCTCCAGCGCCAATGGCGATGCCCTACAAATTGCCGATGTCGATGCGGCCTCCAGCAGTGTGCAACTGACCTTAAGCATCAGTCACGGCAGCTTGTCGCTGGCCAGTACCACGGGCATGACCTTGGTCAGCGGCGCCAATGGTAGCGGCAGCATGAGCTATTCCGGCACAGTGGCGGCAATCAATACCGCACTGAATAATGGTCTGACCTTTACCCCCGATAGCAATTACCGTGGCCTGGCTCAATTGACCATGACCACCAGCGATCAAGGTAACGCCGGTACAGGCGGTACTTTAACGGACACCGACACCCTGGATGTGCATGTCGGCGCCATTGTCGTTACCAACACCTCGGATACTATCAGCGCAGGTGCCAATACCAGTTCGATCAGCGCATTGATTGCCAGCGACGGCGGCGACGGCATCTCGTTGCGGGAGGCGATTGCCGCTGCCAACAATACCGCCGGCCCGAATTATATTTATTTCGGCATCAGCGGCACGTCGGTGCATACCATCAATCTGACCTCAGCGCTGACCATAACCAGCACAATTGTGCTGGACGCCACCAGCGACGATAGTTTTAGCGCCAATGGCAGTCGACCTGCCATTGTATTAAACGGCGCAGGGAACATACAAAATGGCATCCAACTCTACGGCGGCAGCGACGGCAGTACCATCCGCGGCCTGGTGATTCAAAATTTTGCCGGCACCGGCATTGAGATTTCCGGCAGTAACGGCAATACCGTCGCCGGCAACTGGATCGGTCTTAACGCCGCCGGTACCGGCGCGGCGGGTAACTCCGCAGGTATTGGTATTTGGAATTCGGCCAATAACATCATCGGCGGCAGCTCGGTGGCGGATCGCAACGTGATTTCCGGTAATACTGGTATCGGTATCGGCTTGAGTACCGACAACGGTTCGGCCACCGGCAACCAAATCAAAGGCAACTACATTGGCACCGATGTGACCGGCGCCAATGCCGTGGGCAATGCCAATCAGGGCATATGGGTCAATGCCGCCGGTAACATCATTGGCGGAACGATAGCTGGCGAAGGCAATGTCATCAGCGGTACCACCAACTGGGTGGGCATTCAATTGGAAGCACCCGCCAGCAACACGCTGGTTGCTGGCAACCTGATCGGTCTCAATGCCGCCGGTACCGCAGCAATAGCCAATGCCGCCGGCGGTATTTACGTGCAGTCGGCCAACAACACCATCGGCGGCACAACCGCCGCTGCACGTAACTTCATTTCCGGTAACAACGGCTCTGGCATTACGCTGACCGGTAGCTCAGCTACCGGTAACGTCATCACCGGCAACTACATCGGTACCGACATTTCCGGTACTGTAGACTTGGGCAACGCTAATTCCGGCATCACCATCGAATCATCTGGAAATACTGTCGGCGGCACTGCAAGCGGCGCCGGCAACCTGCTCTCAGGTAACAGTTACTCCGGCGTTTTTATCAACGGCGAAAGTGCCGACAACAATGTCATCCAAGGTAACTATATTGGTACCGACGTATCCGGCAATGCCGGTTTGGCAAACAGTTGGGATGGGATTTCAGTGATCGGCGGTGCCGACAACACCGTAATTGGCGGCATCACGGCGGCGGCACGCAACATCATTGCAGGCAATACCGAGGCCGGCGTCTATATCAGCGATAACGGCACCACCGGTACTGTCGTTCAAGGCAACTACATAGGGGTTAGCACGGATGGTGTGACAGCGTTGGGGAACGGTATTCAAGGGGTTGCTATTGAAAATTCCGCCAGCAGTAACTTGATCGGCGGCACGGCGGCCGGTGCAGGCAATATCATCGCCAACAATGACGTGGGCATAACGGTTGTGGGTACTAGCTCCAGCAACGTCTTTTTAGAGAATAGCATTTACGGCAATACCCGACTTGGCATCGACCTGGGCGACGATGGCGCTACAGCCAACGACGCGGGCGATGTCGATAGCGGTCCCAATAGTCTGTTGAACACGATGGTGCTAACCCGCGCGACTGTGAATGGCACCAATTTAACCTTGAGCGGTACCTATAATGGGGCGGCTAACAGCTATTACCGCATCGAAGTTTATTCGGATACCACGGCCAGCGGCGAGGGACCGACCTTTCTCAACGCCGTTAACATGGCGGTTGGCAGTTCAGGAACCGTCAATATTCAATTTAATTTCTCAGATGCCCGCCTAGCGACTGGCCAGTACCTTACCGTTACCGCTACCCGCACCCATTCCAGTTATTCGACTTTTTACGAAACCTCGGAATTTTCCAATGCTGTTATCACGGAAACACCGGACAGTGCACCGGTCGGACAAGACCAAACGATTACGGTGACCGAGGATACTGCTTACACCTTTACCACCGCCAATTTTCCGTTCACCGATGTCGACGGTAACAATCTCAGCCAGGTCTGGATCGAATCTCTGCCCGCCTCCGGCACACTGTATTTGAATGGCGTTGCCGTGCAAGAGTTGGACGCAAACAGTGCCGCGGACATTCAATCTGGAAAATTGACCTACACACCGGCTACCAATAGCACCGCAGCAACCAGCTTTTTATTCAGTATCGTGGACGATGGTAGTAGCTATGGCGGCGGACAAACCCTGGATAGCACGGCCAATACGCTGACCATCAACATTACCGCCGTTAATGATGCGCCGGTGTTCGCTAACCTGAATGGCGCGCCTACCTTTATCGAAAACGGTTCGGCGGTGGTCCTTGACGCCGACGTGACGCTTTTCGATGCCGAGTTGTCCGGTACTAACAATTTCAACGGTTCGACATTGACCCTGGCCCGCCACGGCGGCGCCAATGCCGAGGACGCGTTGGCGTTCGACGGCATCACCGTCACGGTCAGCGGCGCCGACGTTTATGTCGGCGGCGTCCAGGTCGGTACCTACACCTTCACCGGCGGGCAGATGGAAATTACTTTTGGCGCCAACGCGACCAATGACCGGGTCAACACTTTGATGCGCAACACCGTGTATTGGAACTGGAGCGACACGCCGCCGGCCAGCGTGCAGATCGACTGGACCTTCAGTGATGTCAATGCCGGTGCCCAGGGTGGTGGTGGCGCTCTAACCACCAGTGGTAACACCACCGTAAGCATCAATGCGGTGAACGATGCACCTGTAATCAATGTCGTTAGCGCGAGAACTACCGATGAAGACGTGGTAAAGCGCTTTTCGGCTTGGATTGGCAATGCCATTACGATCTCTGACGTTGATGCCGGTTCCGCAAATCTGGAGATGACGATTTCCGCTATTAGCGGCACAGTCACTTTAGGCGGGTTGGTCGGATTGACATTTTCCGTTGGCGATGGCGCAGCGGATACCACAATGACGTTCCGTGGCACCCTAGCGGCGATTAACACCGCTTTGGATAACATAGATTACATGCCGGCCCCCAACTACAGTGGGCCAGGCGGTATGGAATTTACGCTGAATGATTTAGGCAATACCGGAACCGGCGGCGGTTTGATCGCAACGGCGACTCAGGTAATTACAGTCAATCCGATCAACGATGCGCCGACTGCAACGATAACCCCAGCCAGCTATAGCGCTACCGAACAAACCAGCCTAACCCTGCACGGCACCGGGCTAAATATCGCGGATGTCGACGCGGGTAGCTCCAACGTGCAAGCGACTGTCTCGGTGGTATCTGGCACATTGACAGCCAATGCGGGTACGACGGGGGTTACCGTTTCCGGCTCCGGCACCAGTTCCATCACGTTGACCGGCAGCCTCAGCCAAATCAACGATCTGCTGGCCGGAAATGCCAGCGGATCGTTGAGCTATATCATCAATTCCGATACGCCGCCCGCCACCGATACCTTAACCTTGAGCGTTAACGACCAAGGCAACACCGGTTCGGGCGGCGCGCTGACTGGCTTTGATGTCGCCACGATCAACATTACCGCCGTGAACGATGCGCCGGTCAATACCGTTTACGGCGATGGCACCAGCGTGCCGGAAGACTCGGTGATTCAAATGCTCGGCTCGGTCGTCATCTCCGATGTTGATAGCGGTTCGGGAACTGTTACCAGCACCTTGTCGGTAAGCACGGCAGCGGGTGTTTTTTCGGCAACATCAGCTGGCGGTGTCACGATCAGCGGTAGCGGCACCAATAGCTTGGTGCTCTCCGGCGATGTAGCGTCGATCAACGCCTATTTTGCGTCGGCGGCAACTGCGCCGGTGTTTACCACCACTGCTGACTATAACGATAACGGCGCGGTTTCTTTCACTGTGGTGACTACGGACAATGGCAATTCCGGCTCCGGCGGCGCTTTGTCGGATAGCGACACTATCAGCGGCTTGATCTCGGCCGTCGCGGACATTGCAAATGACAGCGTGACAACGAATGAAGATACGCCGGTCACCTTCGACCCGCTGGCTAACGATACCTTTGAGAATTCAGGCCGGTATATTTCGGCTATCGACGGCATCAACATCAGTAGCGGTCAAACGGTCGCCATCACCGACGGCAACGTCACGCTAAATGCCAACGGCACCTTGACCTTCACGCCCACTGCCAACAGTAACGGCGCCACCAGTTTTAGTTATAGCGTGACATCCGGCGGCGCCACCGAGACCGCTACCGTCGCCGTGACTATCAATCCGGTCAACGATGCGCCGGTGTTAAGTTTTGCCACCAGCAATGTCAGTTATCCGGAAAATGCCGGGGCCGTTATATTGGCGCCCAATGCGACGGTAACCGATGCCGACTTGACAAATTTTGACGACGGCCAGATGGTGATTGAGTTTAGCACTAACGGTCAAGCGGAAGATCGTCTGTCTATCCGCAACCAAGGTACGGCCAGTGGACAAATCGGCTTGTCGGGTAACGATGTCACCTACTCCGGCGTCGTCATCGGCAGTTTCACCGGCGGTACTGACGGCGCGACGCCTTTGGTCATCAGCTTTACCAGCAATGCCAGCGTGGCCGCTGTGCAGGCCTTGGGTCGTAACATTAGCTATCAGAATGTCTCGGACGCGCCGTCAAGCTTGGTGCGTACCTTGCAAGGATATGTGACTGATGGTGATGGCGGGACCAGCAATGTGGTGTCAGGCACGCTGAGTATCACCGCCAGCAACGACGCCCCGGTAATCAGCAGCGCCAACCTGACCTTTAACGAAGGCGAGACCGTCACCCTATCGGCCGCCAACTTCGGTGTGACCGACCCCGACAACACCAGCTTCACTTACACAGTCAGCAGTGTGTCCGGCGGCTACTTCCAATTGACGTCGGCAGCAAATACGCCGATCACCAGCTTTACGACCGCTCAGCTAAGCGCCGGCCAGGTGCAGTTTGTCGATGACGGGAATAAAGTCGCACCGAATTTTGATGTCACCGTCAGTGACGGTTCCGCCAGCTCTACCACAATGGCCGCCAGCATTGACTATAGTGCATCTAACGACACAACGAATACTTTGCGCGACATCATCACATATAACCAAAAAAATGGTTTAAATGATAAAAATCAGGGAGACAACGCTCAAACGAATATCTCAGCAAGTCACCACGTTTCCACCGATCAATTTGCGGTCGTTGTCGATTTGAACACCCCAATTGAGCAACTAACCCGACAACCAGGCCGAGATAATCAGGCAACAGGCAATCAATTTATCCTAGAACCCAGCACATGGATTAACGATGGAAATAGCCCACGGTTATCCGGACTGATAGACTCGAATAAGAGTGAACCACAAGGCAGCAGCGAAAATAGCCGAAAATACCACTTCCAATCCAGAATTCCATTGGTCGAAGAATACAGGATTGATAGCCAGACTGCTTTAAGTGAGCAAGAAGAAATGGAGTTTTGGAACAGATTGGAAAACATTCGCAAGCAAATGAGCGACCCTACGGTTGTGGCCGACGCCAATCCGGTAAACATTAAAATCATTCTGGGGACCAGCGCCGGCCTCACTGCCGGATTTGTCAGCTGGATCTTGCGGGCTGGGTCGCTAATGGCCAGCTTTATGTCTACGGTGCCGTTACTGAAACGCTTTGATCCATTGCCCATAATGAGGTCAGTCAAAAAATCAAGGCCGGCAAAAGACCATGAAGCTAATGAGCTTGACTCTGTATCTTCCCAATCTGAAGACACCCGGTGA
- a CDS encoding HDOD domain-containing protein: protein MLDPVKINSQADLIEHTLQEIKGLVSLPEVYQKVRNLIDDPHSDIEHFVEVVASDPNLTVAVLRVANSAFFGFPGKIDSLSRAVNMLGIGQLHDLVLATSAIASLKLPNDIMPLKTFWRFSLFSAVLTRLLASQLKIPKSERLFVIGLLYEIGHLVLYAKHPELAKRAMELSRNNQEMLYISEQKLLGMHYGEIGAKLMAQWHLPAHFQDIVHYQPTPDLAPEQVRETALLHLVRACAEKSIFGHMSPIEQSVSRDIWDILQLNPEQLDDTVEQALKAATEMEKLMFN from the coding sequence TTGCTTGATCCTGTCAAGATCAATTCGCAAGCAGATTTGATCGAACACACCTTGCAAGAAATCAAAGGTTTGGTTTCCTTGCCCGAGGTATATCAGAAAGTTAGAAATTTGATCGACGATCCCCATTCGGATATCGAGCACTTTGTCGAAGTTGTGGCCAGCGATCCCAACTTAACCGTCGCCGTGTTAAGAGTTGCCAACAGTGCTTTTTTTGGTTTTCCAGGCAAAATCGACAGCTTGAGTCGGGCGGTCAACATGCTGGGCATAGGGCAGCTACATGACTTGGTGCTGGCTACCTCGGCGATTGCCTCGTTAAAATTGCCCAATGACATCATGCCGCTGAAAACCTTTTGGCGGTTCAGCTTGTTCTCGGCGGTGTTGACCCGGTTGTTGGCAAGCCAGCTAAAAATCCCCAAGAGCGAACGCCTGTTTGTGATTGGTTTGTTATATGAGATAGGGCATCTGGTGCTTTACGCAAAGCACCCTGAGTTGGCGAAACGCGCGATGGAACTTTCCCGGAATAACCAGGAAATGCTGTACATCTCTGAACAAAAACTGTTAGGCATGCATTACGGCGAGATAGGTGCCAAGCTGATGGCGCAGTGGCATTTACCGGCGCATTTTCAAGATATTGTGCATTATCAGCCCACCCCTGACCTTGCCCCGGAACAGGTCAGGGAAACCGCTCTGCTGCATCTGGTGCGGGCTTGTGCCGAAAAATCTATATTCGGGCATATGAGCCCGATCGAGCAGAGCGTATCCAGGGACATTTGGGATATTTTGCAACTCAACCCCGAACAGTTGGACGACACTGTCGAACAAGCTTTAAAAGCCGCGACTGAGATGGAAAAGCTCATGTTCAACTGA